TTCCTTTTCAAATTGAAGTAATAGAAAGTTATACAGGGACTGATCTTGACAATTTCTTTGTAAGGGATGGTGGTGTTCCCTCTGGTCTTGTTTCAATTCCTCTAAGATATATGCATTCCCCAAATGAACTTCTTGATGTAAGAGACCTTCTGAGGACAAAGAAACTTTTAATTTACTACATAAAGGAGGAACTTTCTTGATTTTAAAATTATTGCTATTCACATATATATCATCTTTCGGCTTCCAGCATTTATTCCTCCCCTACTCGCCTTACGAAGATATTATGTTAAAGGATGAGCCTTATTTTATTTTTGAAAAAAATTTTTTTGAATATAAAAGAAAAAATTTATTAGATTTTTTAGAAAGAAAATCCTACATTAATTTTAATTACCTTAAATGGATTGCAGGTTCTAAAATCAACAAAATCAGTATTTATTATGAAAGCTTGAAATTAATATTAACTTTTAAATTTTTTGACTACGGTAAGTTTGAATTTTATGAGTTTCCCTCAGAAGAACCTCTTCTAACTTATAATCCTTTTGGTATATCTCTTGGACTTACTAAAAGTTTTTTCTTTTCAAAAAATTTCCCCTTTTTTATTTCTCTTTTTTACAATGAGGAAAAATTTTTAAATAGTAATGCAGAAAATTTTACTCTGAATTTTAACTTATTTATAAATATTTTAAAAAATCCAAAAATTGAAATATCTTTAAATAATCTTGGAACAAAACCTACCTACAGTGATGAGTATATCAGAATTCCAACTTATTCTGATGTTAAAATTATTAATTATTCAAAAAAATTTGATTTAGAAGTAAATATTACATATAGAAGAGGTTTGTGGGGAAATAAAAACTTTTATAATGGATACCATCTTTCTTTGGAAAAAGATTTTAAAAATTTTATAAAATTATTTTTAGGAATTGGTAAAAAGGATGATATTTCTAATTTTGGAGCTGGATTTGAATTGAAAATAAAAAAATTTTTGAATTTTGTTTATTCCTATAGACCTTCAGATAAATTTGAAGATATAAATTCTTTTGGCTTAAAAATAAACTTTTGATATGCTTGAATTTGAAAAACCTGTATACGAACTTGAGGTAAAAATAAAGGAATTAAGGGAACTATCTAAATCAAGACCAGAACTTCTTGAAGAGATTGAAAGGTTAGAAAAAAAACTTAGTAAAGTAATGGAAAGTGTTTACAGAAATTTAAGTCCATGGGATATAACTCAGATTGCAAGACATCCTGAAAGACCACATTCTATTGATTATATTAAAAATGTGTTTGAAGATTTTTTTGAAATACACGGTGATAGGACTTTTTCAGATGATCCAGCAATAATTGCTGGTATAGGGAAACTTGAAAAATTTTCCTTTGTTATAGTTGGTGAAGAGAAAGGAAGAGATACAAGAGAAAAGATTAAAAGGAATTTTGGTATGCCACATCCGGAAGGTTACAGAAAAGCAATAAGGGCTTTTAACCTTGCTGAAAAATTCAGTATTCCTGTAATAACACTTGTTGATACACCCGGAGCTTATCCTGGAATAGGAGCAGAAGAAAGGGGGCAGGCATGGGTTATTTCGCAAAGTATTTATAAAA
This portion of the candidate division WOR-3 bacterium genome encodes:
- a CDS encoding acetyl-CoA carboxylase carboxyltransferase subunit alpha — translated: MLEFEKPVYELEVKIKELRELSKSRPELLEEIERLEKKLSKVMESVYRNLSPWDITQIARHPERPHSIDYIKNVFEDFFEIHGDRTFSDDPAIIAGIGKLEKFSFVIVGEEKGRDTREKIKRNFGMPHPEGYRKAIRAFNLAEKFSIPVITLVDTPGAYPGIGAEERGQAWVISQSIYKMIDLNVPIITFIIGEGGSGGALAIGVGDRVYALKYSIYSVISPEGCAAILFRDSSKAEKAAKYLRLTSQDLKEFGIIDDIVDEPLGGAHKDPQYVYRIVREKILKDVEEMKKETILKLKNKRREKYLKIGIYREV